The genomic window TATTAAAGTATCAGTTCGCAACGTATATATTAGTTCTAGGAAACAAATTCACTCTGGCAACACTTGTTGGCTCCTTCTTTAAACTAGCATATCAATGTTAGTAGTTCTTAACATTCTTTTTTAAATTCACTTTTTCTTGTACAATGTAAAAAGAATGAGCTTAAAGCTGGTGCACCTAGGATATACTGtcaaaagtaaaaaaattagGTACCAAGAAAAGGgttttatttgttttggtaACGGATTGAACCTCTATGCTTCTAAATAATTATACAGTTGAGTTAAATTATGCTACGTGGATTAgaattttctctttttagATGGACGAGCgttcttctgttttttcttttctttgatttctcTTAGCTTTCTAATTTCATCGACAGACTTCAACTCGGGCTTTACACCAGGACCATTGTAACCCTTAACTCTAACACCTCTTTCCAAAGCAGCCTCcacctttttcttttgaatagCATAATCATCCCTATGTTTGTCTGGTAGTTTTGGTGCTTTTTGCATTTTGTGCTTGAACTTACCTCTGACGGTACGTTCAGTCGAGGAACTTGTTGGGTCTGCAAGTAGGTTAGATGGTATAGTAGATTCTCTCGCACCAACCTTGAGTGGTGCAATTTTCCTTGCTTTTGACCATTCTTGGAACTTACCAGATCTGAAACTTGCAGGAATCTTTTGACCACTTTCTCCGATAATATACTTCTTGTTGTCCAACCCTTGAGTATTAACGTACTTCTTACGCTTTTTGTCCCATTTTACAGTTGCGGTTTGCTTATGAACTTGCACCTTATCATCACCTCCCAAATCGAAGGCCGCATTAGAGGCATCGTTTGTGAAACCGCTTGATATTTGCAACTGTTTATCTTGAATTTCATTTGCTGGCGCGAAATGAGACAAGTAGAAAGTTGGATCTCtgaaactcttcttctttgccttcttgttgttttcttgttcttgaagaagagcatCTGCATCCTCGAATTCCTTTAAAACTTCATCAGAAACAGAGTAACCAACTTCGTTCTCTTCCCCCTTTAGaatttcatcttcaatacTATGTCTTAAACCtgcaattctttctttctccaaaagttcttgtctttctttagctcttctttgaattgGTGCAATTtgtttccttctctttttcattaGAAGGGACATCTCATCATCTTGATTACCAGCAAATTCAAAGAcagtctctttctttgctcTGTTTTGTAACTTAGCCAAGAATTCaagcttttccttctcagCATTCTTACCAAAGTATAGATTTTGCTCATCCCACCCTGATCTCATAATCTCCTTTGATCTTTTGACAGACTCTGCAGATGCTGGTGTTCTAGTTCTAAAGTATAACTTTTCAGCCTTCATTGCTACACCTTTCATAGTTTTTAGGTCAAAGTCAGATTTGAGCATATTGTTATATAGTTCACCCATATTATCAAGCTCTTGACGTGGACAAGACCCAAGTACCATTCTAGTTGTGTAGGAAATCTTTGGGTTTGTGAAGTTGAAATTACCTTCAGACTCagcctttttctttagcaATTGGCATGATGCCTCATACATTGGAGTGAGTAGAATCTTCTTACCTAAGAATAATTCAAGATCCAAAAGATAAGCCAATTCATTTTCAGATACGATGGAGAATGCCCAACCTCTATTACCAGCTCTTGCGGTTCTACCAACACGATGAACAAAAATTTTAGAAGATCCTGGTAAAGAGTAGTTAATGACATTAGCCAATAGCGGAATATCAACACCTCTAGCAGCCACATCTGTAACAACCAAGATTGAAGTTAGACCTGCTCTGAAATTATAGAGTTGTTGCTTACGGGCGTGTTGATTCAAAGTACCATAGATGTAAGAGACTAAGTAACCacaattcttcaaaagagTAGTCACGTATTCAACATGATGCCTTGtaggaacaaaaacaatggTAGCTTTTTCGGAGGGCATTTCGTTCGCACTAGGTAGTCGCCTCTTTAACTTCTTACTTTTCTTagctttctttttcttttctgagTCACTGTCGTCACTATCAGAATCAAGTTCGTTTTGTTGTCTGAGCTTccttatttcttcatctgttGCAACCGGAATTTTTATAGCCTCTTGTAATAGGTAGAGTAAACTGGCTTCTCTTTCGTCCTTCTTAATGGACACAAATAGCATTTCCAAGTTTTCTGAGATCTTTGTTTCAGCATCAAGTCTAACTAGTACAGGGTTAGTTAAACCAGCCTTTGCAAAATCAACCAATGAAGATGGCAACGTCGCAGAGAAGAGTAAAGTCTGCCTGTTAGTTGGGAAAGCGACAAGTAATTCGTTTAATTGCTCTTGGAAACCCATTTCAAACAATCTATCGGCTTCATCGAAAACAACGTATTCGACGGATTTCAAATCGAGATTCATTTCGACTTTCAAATGCAAAAATCTACCTGGAGTAGCAATAACAACATCTGGGTTACCCATCATCATACCAAACTGATCTTCTAAGGAGTCACCACCGGTAAGTAACACAGAACGTAAATCAGAGCCTTTGgaaaattctttgaaaaccCTGTGGGTTTGGAGCGCTAGTTCTCTTGAGGGTGATAAAATAACTGCTCTTACACCAATCTTGGCCGAGTGCAccttcaacttttcaatcatTGGTAATACAAATGCTGCTGTCTTACCAGAACCAGTACGTGCCATACCCACGATATCACGTTTCTGCAAAATTAGAGGAATagtctttctttgaattgGAGTGGGTTGTCTGAATCccttctttgaaatattcACTAGAACTAGCTTAGATAGACCAAAACTGGCAAATGAACCCTTCTTATGTTTGGAAGCGGCCTCTGATGTAGTATTGAAATAATCGTTCATATCATCATCGGACTCGTCATCTTTCCCGCCTTCATTATCTGAAAGCTCGAGACTTGGGAACTTTTTATTAGCAGTTAAAGTAGAACTCTTTGCTGCTTGCTTGGATTTACCCTTatcctttcctttctgaTTCTTATGAGCattctcattctcattctcatcttcatcacttGAAAACTCAATGACATCTTGTATTGGACCTTCCTCTTGACTCTCATCCCCAgaaatatcatcttcatcgctGTCAACATTTAATGCGATATCACCTGCAATATCGTAAgcatcctcatcatcagaaGAGTTCACTTCCTCTAGAGTACGAGTTCTTTTCCTTGATACAACCATCTTCACTTATTTGTATATTCGTACAAACCTTATCTGCCTTGttctattctttttaa from Kluyveromyces marxianus DMKU3-1042 DNA, complete genome, chromosome 6 includes these protein-coding regions:
- the DBP10 gene encoding ATP-dependent RNA helicase DBP10 encodes the protein MVVSRKRTRTLEEVNSSDDEDAYDIAGDIALNVDSDEDDISGDESQEEGPIQDVIEFSSDEDENENENAHKNQKGKDKGKSKQAAKSSTLTANKKFPSLELSDNEGGKDDESDDDMNDYFNTTSEAASKHKKGSFASFGLSKLVLVNISKKGFRQPTPIQRKTIPLILQKRDIVGMARTGSGKTAAFVLPMIEKLKVHSAKIGVRAVILSPSRELALQTHRVFKEFSKGSDLRSVLLTGGDSLEDQFGMMMGNPDVVIATPGRFLHLKVEMNLDLKSVEYVVFDEADRLFEMGFQEQLNELLVAFPTNRQTLLFSATLPSSLVDFAKAGLTNPVLVRLDAETKISENLEMLFVSIKKDEREASLLYLLQEAIKIPVATDEEIRKLRQQNELDSDSDDSDSEKKKKAKKSKKLKRRLPSANEMPSEKATIVFVPTRHHVEYVTTLLKNCGYLVSYIYGTLNQHARKQQLYNFRAGLTSILVVTDVAARGVDIPLLANVINYSLPGSSKIFVHRVGRTARAGNRGWAFSIVSENELAYLLDLELFLGKKILLTPMYEASCQLLKKKAESEGNFNFTNPKISYTTRMVLGSCPRQELDNMGELYNNMLKSDFDLKTMKGVAMKAEKLYFRTRTPASAESVKRSKEIMRSGWDEQNLYFGKNAEKEKLEFLAKLQNRAKKETVFEFAGNQDDEMSLLMKKRRKQIAPIQRRAKERQELLEKERIAGLRHSIEDEILKGEENEVGYSVSDEVLKEFEDADALLQEQENNKKAKKKSFRDPTFYLSHFAPANEIQDKQLQISSGFTNDASNAAFDLGGDDKVQVHKQTATVKWDKKRKKYVNTQGLDNKKYIIGESGQKIPASFRSGKFQEWSKARKIAPLKVGARESTIPSNLLADPTSSSTERTVRGKFKHKMQKAPKLPDKHRDDYAIQKKKVEAALERGVRVKGYNGPGVKPELKSVDEIRKLREIKEKKKQKNARPSKKRKF